The nucleotide window AAATTTGTTTGAAAATTTAAAATTTACAGAAAAATATATACAAAGTTAGGTGATAATAATGGCAGTTATTAAAAGAAATTTTTTTGGGAAACTAAAAACAGGGGAAGAGGTGTTTGCCTATAGTTTAAAAGATGATGATTTGGAAGTTGAAATATTAGATTATGGTGGGATTATTAGAAAGATTTTAACCAAGGATAGGAAGGGAAATGTTGAAAATGTGGTTTTAAATTTTGAAACCCTAGAAGAATATGAAGATAACCCGTCCTATCATGTAGGTGGGATAGTAGGAAGAAATGCAGGAAGAATAGCAAATGGACAACTGAATATTCAAGGGGAAATATACCAATTAGAATTAAATAATAATGGGAATAATTTACATGGATACCCAGATTATTTTGTTACTAAGTTGTGGAGAGGGGCAACTATTATTCAAGGGGATAGGGTAAAACTAATTCTCACTAGAAGCTCTCCTCATATGGAAGGAAATTTTCCAGGAAAGGTTGATTTTAAAGTTATTTATACTTTGGAAAAAAATGAATTAACAGTGGAATATGAAGGTATTCCAGATAGGGAAACCTATATGAATTTAGCTAATCACACTTATTTTAATCTCAGTGGAGATGCTAAAGAGGACATTGGCAATCAAAAAATACAATTATATTGTGATGAATATATACAAGTTGATGAGAGAACATTACCTAAAATAATTTCAAATGTGGATTCTAAAATATTTGATCTAAGAAATGGAGTGAAGTTTAAAGATATTTTAAATTCTCAAGATGAGCAAATAAAAATAGTTAATGGTGGATTAGATCATCCCTTTATACTTTCAAAAAAAGAAAATATAGATGGAATAATAGAGGATGAAAAAAGTGGACGAGGCTTAAAAATAAAAACCAATCAGCCAGTTGTTGTTCTTTACACAGGAAATTATCTAGAGGATATATTCAAAAAAAATCATTTGGGATTTTGTTTGGAAATGCAAGATTATCCAGATGTATTACAATTTTATGATGAAAAAAGTAAGCTTTATTCTGAAAAAGATAAATACTATAGCAAAAGTCAGTATACTTTTTATAATTTTTGATAAAACTTTAAACAAAAAACGTTTAATTTATTGACAAAAAATATTAATTAAAGTATAACTATAGATAGCAAGAGATTGAAAAACAAAATGAAAATTATGAATTGACTAAAAATTAGGAGGGATTTATATTATGAAAAAAATGGGATTGTTATTGGGGTCAGTTATATTAGCAGCAGGTTTAGTAGGGTGTGGGGGAGATAAAAAATCAGATGAGCCACAAAAATTAAGAGTTGGATTTACAGCTTATAAATTTGACGATAACTTTATAGCATTACTAAGAAAATCTGTGGAAAGTGAAGCAGCTAAGGTTTCTGATAAGGTAGAATTACAAATGAACGATTCTCAAAATAGTCAAACTACACAAAATGATCAAATAGACGTTATGTTGTCTAAGGGTGTTGACTCTTTAGCTATTAATTTAGTTGACCCAGCTTCTGGACAAACAGTATGTAATAAAATAAAAGAATCTGGAATACCAGTTGTATTCTATAATAAAAGACCACAAGATTCAGTTATTGAATCTTATGATAAAGCTTATTATGTTGGAGTAGATCCTGATGCTCAAGGAATTGCCCAAGGAGAATTAATTGGAAAATATTGGAAAGAACATCCTGAAACAGATTTAAATGGTGATGGAGTAATTCAATATGTAATGTTAAAGGGAGAACCTGGACATCCTGATGCAGAAGCAAGAACTAAATATTCTGTAAAAACATTAAATGATATGGGAATTGAAACTGAAGAATTACATTTGGACACTGCTTTGTGGGATACTGCAATGGCAAAGGATAAAATGGATGCATGGTTATCTGGTCCCAATGGAGATAAGATAGAAGTTATAATTTGTAACAATGATGGTATGGCTTTAGGTGCTATAGAATCACAAAAGGCATTTGGAAAAACATTACCAGTATTTGGTGTTGACGCACTTCCAGAAGCTCTTGTAAAAATTAAAAAGGGTGAAATGGCTGGAACAGTTTTAAATGATGCAGATAGTCAAGGTAGAGGAACATTTAATATTGCAGTTAATTTAGCAGCAGGTAAAGATGCAACTGAAGGTCTTGATCTAGTATTAGATAATAAAATTTTATTAGTTCCTAGTATAGGAATAGATTCTGACAATGTGGATCAATATTAATTTCTTTTGGAAATTAAATAAAAATTAAATTAAAGAGGGAGTGGTTTTCACTCTCTCTTTTAATGAAATAAACAACTTATAATTATATGAAATGGAGAAAGTTATGGAAAATAAAGAATATTTATTAGAAATGAAAAATATTTCTAAATCATTCCCTGGTGTAAAAGCATTGGATGAAGTTTCTTTAAAGGTTAGATCTCATAGTGTTCACGCTCTTATGGGAGAAAATGGAGCTGGGAAATCAACTCTTATGAAATGTCTTTTTGGGATTTACAAAAAAGATGGTGGAACTATTTCCTTTGATGGAAAAGAAATAAATTTTACATCAACAAGGGAAGCTTTAGATAATGGAGTTTCCATGGTTCATCAAGAATTAAATCAAGTTACTCAAACAAATGTACTAGATAATATTTGGTTAGGGAGATTTCCAACTAAGGGATTCTTTGTTGATGAAAAGGCCATGTATGACAAAACAATTGAAATATTTAAAAATTTAGAAATAAATATAAATCCAAAAATGAAAGTAAGAGATTTATCTGTATCTCAAAGACAAATGATTGAAATAGCTAAAGCTGTTTCTTATAATTCAAAAATAATAGTTATGGACGAGCCAACTTCTTCTTTAACAGAAAATGAAGTGGAACATTTATTTAAAATAATAAGAAGGCTAAGGGAAGATGGCTGTGGAATAATATATATATCTCATAAAATGGAAGAAATTAAAGCTATATCTGATGACATTACCATAATGAGAGATGGAAAATGGATAGCAACAGAAGAAAGTGACAAGTTAACAACAGATGAAATTATAAATCTTATGGTTGGAAGGGATTTAACAGATAGATTCCCACCAAAGGACAACGAACCTAGTGAGTTTATATTAGAGGTGGAAAACCTTTCAGCAAAACATCAACCTTCAATAAATGATATTAGTTTTAAGTTACGTAAGGGAGAAATTTTAGGTGTTGCAGGGTTAGTTGGAGCTAAAAGAACTGATATAGTTGAAACTATATTTGGAATTAGAGAGAAAGCAAAGGGAAAAATTAAATTATTTGGTAAAGAAATAAATAATAAATCTCCAAAAGTAGCTGTTAAAAATGGTTTTGCTTTAGTTACAGAGGAACGTAGAGCAACAGGAATATTTTCCATGTTAGACATTAAAGAAAATACAATTTTAGCTAATATAGATAGTTATGTAAAGAAAAATAAATTATTAGATAACGAAAAAATGGTTAAGGACACTCAATGGGGAATTGATAGTATGAGAACCAAAACTCCTACTCAGAGAACTCATATTGGAAGTCTTTCAGGGGGAAATCAACAAAAGGTAATACTTTCTAGATGGCTTTTAACAGAACCTGATATTCTTATGTTAGATGAACCAACTAGAGGTATTGACGTTGGGGCTAAATATGAAATATATCAACTTATGATAGAACTTGCAAAAAAAGGTAAGGGAGTTATTATGGTATCTTCAGAAATGTCAGAACTTTTAGGTGTTAGTGATAGAATAATTGTAATGAGTAATGGAAAACTAGCTGGGATAGTTAATACAAAGGAAACTACCCAAGAGGAATTATTGAGCCTTTCAGCAAAGTACTTATAACTAATATTTTAAAATTTAAGGAGATAAATTATGGATTTAAGATTACAAAAGAAAAAGAACGGGAAAATAGATATTAAGGATTTATTTATTAGAAGTGGTTTATACTTAGTTTTATTTTTAATGCTTGTTATGATAGTTGTTAAGGAACCTACATTTCTAAGTATTAGAAATTTCAAGAATATTTTAACTCAATCTTCAGTAAGAGCTATAATTGCTCTTGGTGTTGGAGGAATTATAGTTACCCAAGGAACAGACCTTTCAGCAGGAAGACAAGTTGGGTTAGCAGCAGTTGTATCAGCTTCTCTATTACAAGCTTCAGATAATATAAATAAGGTTTACCCAGATATGGGTCAAATGCCATTAATAGCAGTTATACTTATAGTTATGGTAATAGGTGCAATAATAGGAGCTTTTAACGGGGTAATAACAGTGTGTTTGAACATCCATCCATTTATAGTTACAATGGGGTCTATGACAATTATCTATGGTATTAATTCCCTTTATTATGACTTTGCAGGGGCTTCTCCTATTTCAGGGTTTAACGAAAGTTATTCTCATTTTGCCCAAGGGTCCTTTAATGTTTTTGGGTTTAAGCTACCATTTTTGATAATTTATGCAACTATAGCTATGGTTATTATGTGGGTATTGTGGAATAAAACTAAATTTGGTAAAAATGTTTTTGCTGCTGGGGGAAATCCAGAAGCAGCTAGAGTTTCAGGAGTTAATGTAGTAGTTACAATGGTATTAATTTACGCTTTATCAGGAATGTACTATGCCTTTGGTGGATTTTTAGAAGCTGGTCGTATTGGTTCTGCAACTAATAATCTAGGTTTCATGTATGAAATGGATGCAATAGCAGCTTGTGTTATAGGTGGAGTATCATTTTATGGAGGTATTGGTAGAATATCAGGTGTAATGATTGGTGTAATTATATTAACTGTTTTAAACTATGGTCTAACTTATGTTGGAGTAAGTCCATATTGGCAATATATAATCAAAGGGGCAATAATAATTGCAGCAGTAGCCTTTGATTCAATGAAATATGCTAAGAAAAGTTAAAAATATAATAATAACAAAAAATAAAAAAATAGCGAGATTACTCGCTATTTTTTATTTAGTCTAATTCTTTAAAATCTTCTTTTCCAACACCACAAACTGGGCAAACCCAATCAGCTGGTAAATCTTCAAAAGATGTTCCTGGAGCTATTCCTGCATCTTCATCCCCTAAAGCTGGATCATAAATGTATCCACATGGTTCACATTCCCATTTTTTCATAATCAATAACCTCCTTTTCCTTATTTTAGTATATTATTGTGATAAGATTGTTACCTAATTTAGATATATTAGAAGCTTACAATTTCAGCAGTGGCCTCATACCAAGGTCCCTCTTCATCTTCACCGTATTCAAGGTAAAAACTAACTTGTAAATCTTCCAAAGTAAACCCAACTGAATCTTCTTCTTTAATATCAAAGAATTCTATTTTTTTAAATTTAGTTTTTGATAGTTCTTCAGCAATCATTTCATTAGTTTCAAGAAGTTCCTGTAAATCATCTTTAATTTCATAACCTCTTTTTTGAAATTCTTCATTTATTCTTAGCATTAATTTTGTTAATTTTTCTTCCATATTTCCTCCATATTAATTTAATTTAAATAGGTTTAATAAATTTTTCCATTTTTTTATGAAAAATAAAATAAATTTTATCTTTCTAACCTCAAGGGGAACTTTCTTTAATGCCTTATTCATTTGCATTTCAATTTCATTATCTGTCATAATCCACATCCTATTTCATTATATCCTAATTATAGTATTTTTTCTATAAAAAGCCAAGAGTTTTTAAAGAAAATATCCAAACAAATAATGTGAAAATAGATAATACAGAGGAAGAGACAATTAATTCTGCTGCTAAATTTTCATCTCCACCAATTTCTTTAACCATTATAAAGGAAGCAATGGCAATAGGTGACCCAGTAGCTCCTAAAATAGCAAGTAAATGTTCATTTACAAATCCAAATTTTATTCCCAAGGTAATGGCCACAAGGGGTAAAATAATTAATTTCATAAAACTAGCTACAAATATAAATTTTAAATTTTTAATAAGACTAGAAAATTTTAAGGTAGCTCCTAGAATAATAAATGCAAGGGGTGTTGCAACTCCTCCCATACTAACTAGTGGTTTTAATAATAGATTAGGTATTTTAATTCCCAAAACAACAAACATTATTCCAAGAAAGCATGAAATAATTAAAGGGTTTTTTAAAATAGACATAACCAATTTCTTTTTACTAGCATTCTTATTAGCATATCCTTCTAGTATTAGTATAGCTAGTACATTAAATAGTGGGATAGCCCCTGCAATTGCTATTGAAATTATTCCAGCACCATTTTCCCCGTAAAGGGCAGTTGCCATGGGAATTCCAAATAGTATTAGATTTGCCCTATAGGATCCTTGAATCATTACAGGAACCTTGTTAATGTCTGAAACAGTTTTTCTATAGATTAAAAAATAAAATAATACCATAGAAGTAATAACTCCATATAAAAGTAAAATAAGTGTGAGATTTTGAATATCAACTAAGGCTCCAATATCCATTTTAGAAACATTAACAAACAGAAGAATAGCCATAAAAACTCTAAAAACTAAGTTGTTCATAATAGTTAGAGAATGATCATCTACCATATTTAATTTTCTAATTAAATATCCAACACTCATCATAAAAAAAATCGGGAAAACTACATTT belongs to Fusobacterium sp. IOR10 and includes:
- a CDS encoding aldose epimerase family protein, producing the protein MAVIKRNFFGKLKTGEEVFAYSLKDDDLEVEILDYGGIIRKILTKDRKGNVENVVLNFETLEEYEDNPSYHVGGIVGRNAGRIANGQLNIQGEIYQLELNNNGNNLHGYPDYFVTKLWRGATIIQGDRVKLILTRSSPHMEGNFPGKVDFKVIYTLEKNELTVEYEGIPDRETYMNLANHTYFNLSGDAKEDIGNQKIQLYCDEYIQVDERTLPKIISNVDSKIFDLRNGVKFKDILNSQDEQIKIVNGGLDHPFILSKKENIDGIIEDEKSGRGLKIKTNQPVVVLYTGNYLEDIFKKNHLGFCLEMQDYPDVLQFYDEKSKLYSEKDKYYSKSQYTFYNF
- the mglB gene encoding galactose/glucose ABC transporter substrate-binding protein MglB — protein: MKKMGLLLGSVILAAGLVGCGGDKKSDEPQKLRVGFTAYKFDDNFIALLRKSVESEAAKVSDKVELQMNDSQNSQTTQNDQIDVMLSKGVDSLAINLVDPASGQTVCNKIKESGIPVVFYNKRPQDSVIESYDKAYYVGVDPDAQGIAQGELIGKYWKEHPETDLNGDGVIQYVMLKGEPGHPDAEARTKYSVKTLNDMGIETEELHLDTALWDTAMAKDKMDAWLSGPNGDKIEVIICNNDGMALGAIESQKAFGKTLPVFGVDALPEALVKIKKGEMAGTVLNDADSQGRGTFNIAVNLAAGKDATEGLDLVLDNKILLVPSIGIDSDNVDQY
- the mglA gene encoding galactose/methyl galactoside ABC transporter ATP-binding protein MglA encodes the protein MENKEYLLEMKNISKSFPGVKALDEVSLKVRSHSVHALMGENGAGKSTLMKCLFGIYKKDGGTISFDGKEINFTSTREALDNGVSMVHQELNQVTQTNVLDNIWLGRFPTKGFFVDEKAMYDKTIEIFKNLEININPKMKVRDLSVSQRQMIEIAKAVSYNSKIIVMDEPTSSLTENEVEHLFKIIRRLREDGCGIIYISHKMEEIKAISDDITIMRDGKWIATEESDKLTTDEIINLMVGRDLTDRFPPKDNEPSEFILEVENLSAKHQPSINDISFKLRKGEILGVAGLVGAKRTDIVETIFGIREKAKGKIKLFGKEINNKSPKVAVKNGFALVTEERRATGIFSMLDIKENTILANIDSYVKKNKLLDNEKMVKDTQWGIDSMRTKTPTQRTHIGSLSGGNQQKVILSRWLLTEPDILMLDEPTRGIDVGAKYEIYQLMIELAKKGKGVIMVSSEMSELLGVSDRIIVMSNGKLAGIVNTKETTQEELLSLSAKYL
- the mglC gene encoding galactose/methyl galactoside ABC transporter permease MglC codes for the protein MDLRLQKKKNGKIDIKDLFIRSGLYLVLFLMLVMIVVKEPTFLSIRNFKNILTQSSVRAIIALGVGGIIVTQGTDLSAGRQVGLAAVVSASLLQASDNINKVYPDMGQMPLIAVILIVMVIGAIIGAFNGVITVCLNIHPFIVTMGSMTIIYGINSLYYDFAGASPISGFNESYSHFAQGSFNVFGFKLPFLIIYATIAMVIMWVLWNKTKFGKNVFAAGGNPEAARVSGVNVVVTMVLIYALSGMYYAFGGFLEAGRIGSATNNLGFMYEMDAIAACVIGGVSFYGGIGRISGVMIGVIILTVLNYGLTYVGVSPYWQYIIKGAIIIAAVAFDSMKYAKKS
- the rd gene encoding rubredoxin, coding for MKKWECEPCGYIYDPALGDEDAGIAPGTSFEDLPADWVCPVCGVGKEDFKELD
- a CDS encoding AEC family transporter, encoding MTSNLLLSLNVVFPIFFMMSVGYLIRKLNMVDDHSLTIMNNLVFRVFMAILLFVNVSKMDIGALVDIQNLTLILLLYGVITSMVLFYFLIYRKTVSDINKVPVMIQGSYRANLILFGIPMATALYGENGAGIISIAIAGAIPLFNVLAILILEGYANKNASKKKLVMSILKNPLIISCFLGIMFVVLGIKIPNLLLKPLVSMGGVATPLAFIILGATLKFSSLIKNLKFIFVASFMKLIILPLVAITLGIKFGFVNEHLLAILGATGSPIAIASFIMVKEIGGDENLAAELIVSSSVLSIFTLFVWIFSLKTLGFL